Proteins encoded in a region of the Heterodontus francisci isolate sHetFra1 chromosome 19, sHetFra1.hap1, whole genome shotgun sequence genome:
- the ucn3l gene encoding urocortin 3, like, producing the protein MFSQSFVTLSVLLVMSGISLKAHEVKSQRFAGSYSSEESGAKMAEEGMERLLAIRILDGSQGHGTLLTDGLPVEKGKQSPDPSPIKHEDPTVVRSLGEVTYWPRRTFPFPFQYPFDLQRRREMLLSRRNSKGTRFSLSLDVPTNILSILIDLAKAKDMRAKAAANAELMARIGK; encoded by the coding sequence ATGTTCAGCCAGAGCTTTGTGACGCTCTCAGTTCTCCTTGTCATGTCTGGGATCTCGCTGAAAGCTCACGAGGTCAAGAGTCAAAGGTTTGCAGGCAGCTACAGCTCTGAGGAAAGTGGGGCTAAGATGGCGGAGGAGGGGATGGAAAGACTGCTGGCCATAAGAATCCTTGATGGGAGTCAGGGGCATGGCACCCTCCTGACCGATGGGCTGCCAGTGGAGAAAGGCAAGCAATCTCCCGACCCCTCGCCGATCAAACACGAAGACCCCACGGTGGTCCGCTCCCTTGGCGAGGTGACCTACTGGCCCAGGAGGACATTCCCCTTCCCATTCCAGTATCCCTTTGACTTGCAGCGGAGGAGGGAGATGTTGTTGTCCAGGAGGAACAGCAAGGGCACCAGGTTCTCCTTGTCTCTGGATGTGCCCACCAACATTCTCAGCATCCTCATTGACCTTGCCAAGGCGAAAGATATGAGGGCAAAAGCCGCGGCCAACGCTGAGTTGATGGCACGGATTGGAAAATGA